The following are encoded together in the Vigna unguiculata cultivar IT97K-499-35 chromosome 2, ASM411807v1, whole genome shotgun sequence genome:
- the LOC114173846 gene encoding oxygen-evolving enhancer protein 1, chloroplastic-like: MAASLQAAATFMQPTKVGLTSRNLKSSQCISKAFGLEPAGPKFTCSLQSDLKDLAQKCADATKLAGFALATSALLVSGANAEGVPKRLTFDEIQSKTYLEVKGTGTANQCPTIDGGVDSFAFKPGKYNAKKLCLEPTSFTVKAEGVAKNAPLEFQNTKLMTRLTYTLDEIEGPFEVSPDGTVKFEEKDGIDYAAVTVQLPGGERVPFLFTIKQLVATGKPESFSGDFLVPSYRGSSFLDPKGRGASTGYDNAVALPAGGRGDEEELAKENNKSASSSKGKITLSVTKTKPETGEVIGVFESVQPSDTDLGAKAPKDVKIQGIWYAQLES, translated from the exons ATGGCAGCCTCACTACAAGCTGCAGCAACCTTCATGCAACCCACCAAGGTGGGCTTAACCTCCCGCAACCTCAAATCTTCTCAATGCATCTCTAAGGCTTTCGGCTTGGAACCCGCTGGACCTAAATTCACCTGCTCTCTTCAATCCGATCTCAAAGACTTGGCTCAAAAATGCGCCGACGCCACCAAGCTTGCAGGATTCGCCCTTGCCACCTCAGCTCTCCTTGTTTCT GGAGCAAATGCAGAGGGTGTTCCGAAGAGGCTAACCTTCGACGAAATCCAGAGCAAGACATATCTGGAAGTGAAGGGGACTGGAACTGCTAACCAGTGCCCAACCATCGATGGTGGAGTGGACTCATTCGCCTTCAAGCCAGGCAAATACAACGCCAAGAAGCTGTGTCTGGAACCCACTTCCTTCACGGTGAAGGCAGAGGGTGTGGCCAAGAACGCCCCTCTCGAGTTCCAGAACACCAAGCTCATGACCCGTCTCACCTACACCCTCGACGAGATCGAGGGTCCCTTCGAGGTCTCACCCGACGGAACGGTGAAATTCGAGGAGAAAGACGGGATTGACTACGCTGCTGTGACTGTTCAGCTTCCCGGAGGAGAGCGTGTGCCGTTCCTCTTCACCATCAAACAGTTGGTGGCCACTGGGAAACCAGAAAGCTTCAGCGGGGACTTCCTTGTTCCCTCTTACCGTGGTTCCTCTTTTTTGGACCCCAAGGGAAGGGGTGCCTCAACCGGTTATGACAATGCTGTTGCTTTGCCTGCTGGTGGCAGAGGAGATGAGGAAGAGCTTGCAAAGGAGAACAACAAAAGTGCTTCATCTTCCAAAGGGAAAATCACCTTGAGTGTGACCAAGACCAAGCCTGAGACTGGAGAGGTTATTGGGGTGTTCGAGAGTGTTCAGCCTTCTGATACTGATTTGGGGGCTAAAGCTCCTAAGGATGTCAAGATCCAAGGTATCTGGTATGCTCAGCTTGAGTCATAG